The Pelodiscus sinensis isolate JC-2024 chromosome 32, ASM4963464v1, whole genome shotgun sequence genomic sequence CACACAGCTCACCAGGCCCAAGCGGAGCCAATCAGCATCAATGCTGGGGGGCAATAATTCTTGGTGGGGGCCactacaagattttggaaagtggccaaggcCCACACTTTGCtatggtgggggtgcagggtttaggGTGGGTGTTGCATACAGAAGGccacacagggtaagggactgggctgcaggagatggtgtggggtctgagagggagtttggggtggtgacctgggtcgcagattggggtgtagggtcagggagggggtctggatgcaggtgaggattctggcctgggggagaagtgtaggaggggggtacaggttcggggagggagctgtgacctgggagaaggggaaaaggggggtgcagactgcagagggtgtgggtggtgacctggggcaggggaatgggaggaggtgtggatgtaggagaggattctggcctgggggaggggtgcaggaggggctacagggtctgggagggagttatcaCCTGGGACAGGGGGtacagagtgggggtgcaggagaggctggggtgccaaaggcagctctgcagtacccccaaggcaggctgagctccctgcctgctgcagccccagatcacagcACTTTAGTACTGTGTCcaagctggagtactgtgtccagttctgggcgccacatttcaagaaagatgtggagaaattggaaagggtacagagaagagcgacaagaatgattaaaggtctagagaacatgacctatgaagccaggcttcatgaacttggcttgtttagtttggaaaaaagaagattaaggggggacatgatagcggttttcaaatatctaaaagggtgtcacaaggaggaaggagaaaatttgttcctcttggtttctgaggacagggcaaggagtaatgggcttaaagtgcagcagggaaggtttagattggacattaggaaaaaattcctaactgtcagggtggtcaaatattggaataaattgccaagggaggtggtggaatctccctctctggagatatttaagaacaggttagatagacatctgtcagggatggtgtagatggagcttggtcctgccttgagggcggggggctggactcgatgacctcttgaggtcccttccagtcctatgattctatgattctatgcaggctgctccctccatgtggctctaaggccgtggtcaccaaccagtagatcgcgatctactggtagatctcaggggctctaagagtagctcttgagctctctctgaactgtgcgcctgcgcagtacatttacattagatttcctcatttgaggagcagctactcactgagcaacagcacgggtgagtagctgcgaggaatggtgggaatattttttttaagtagcagtataaggattggggatagcaagtgatggagaggaggagaatagagagggcggggcttcaaggaaggggcggggcggtagatcttggcttggtctgtcatttaaaaagtgatcttgggtgtaaaaaggttggagaccactgctctaaggcttgtgctacccccaccccgaggccaatctctcagttcctattggccggttgtttccagccaatcggagttgaggattgggctgggggcagggagatcacatgaagccccccccccctcgctgcagAGCTCAGAGCCGTATGAACTGAGCTTTAAACCACAGCAGCtgcgtgtgcctgagggtcccgggaTTGGGGTCCCCAGGCTGGATTTgggggcttggtgggccagatctggcccctgggccgtaTATTGTCCAGCATAAATACCCACGTTCAGTCTCCAATCGTGTAGAGAGCAACGACCCTGGTCCCAGTTCTCAGCACTTCCCCTACTAGCCAAGccgagggagaggagaaggagactCACGGATGGTCACAGCCTTCTGGCCCAAATTCAGCAAAATCCCTTCGTTTTGGCCCCTGCGTCTCTCCCAGCCAGAGGGCTGCAGGGCGGGTGTCCCAGGGCCGGGGCAGACTGGCCTGGCgagataccgggaatttccccgTTGGCCGAAGGGCCAAATGGTGGCtgctgaaggaggagggggaaacccggcaagcggctcctggaagcagctgctgAAGTTGTGACTCTGCCCggccctttctcccccatcccctccccactccagaggTGTAGCAAAGGAGGGGCGGGAGAACAGTTGCCTCTGCCCCCTAGTGCCATGCTAAGgggtgggccccgggctggggTGAGTCCAGGAGCCTCCCTCTGGCTACATGCTGCTGCGCCTGAGCGGGTTCTCTTCAAACTGCAGCTgaagcagccagctgggtgggaggagcagtagTTTTCAATCGAGgctgtgcagggggtgggaggtgtcttgctctgggggaggaggggtgagtgcatgGGGGGGGTGTAATGCTCCcccattcaccttcaaagagggACCTTCCAAAAGCAGGTGCTTGCTGCTTGTTCCCAAGCTTTCTATAAATCCAGCCTTCTTCCAATGAGCCCGcttcacaggtcccattgttcttaTTGTTCTGGAATCTGCCCCCCACCTTTCTCCAACCATTGCACGTGcccagacataagaacataagaacggccgtactgggtcagactaaaggtccatctagcccagtatcctgtctgctgacagtggccagcacctggtgccccagagagggtggacaaaagacaatgatcaagcgatttgtctcctgccattacTCTCCAGATGCCTTtctttcatgccttatccattcacacctcgttcactccacaggaaaatcagtttagggggaagggaggtgtttCAAAGTCTACAAAATACaaggtttctatgtaaaaaggcttaatacaaagtttctatgttctgTAAAAGTATATAAAGTTTCTATGAAaagacatacagtaaaactccattggtccggcatctgacggtccggcactcctgatggtccggcaccatcaggaacctggaagtgctccgcagccggaccattggagctgctctgcccccggcttcccctattcagcctaaaactgaccagaggctgaactggaaagccagaggcagagcagctggggcgctgccgggcaggtcccctagcgctgccccctgggggctgcaggaccaaccaggcagcaccccagctgctcttccccaggcatcctgattcagccgctgctgaaactaactaGTGGCTGACTCAGGgaggcccggggcagagcagctctgcctcgggcttcctggagtcagctgctgatcagtatcagcagcgtctgacttggggacacctgaggcagagcagctggggtgctgccgggttggttccgcagcgccgaggagcagcgctgcaggacaaagccagcagcaccccagctgctctgccccaagcgtccccaagagcagctggggtgctgcccagttggtctcgctgcgccaagggtcggcgctacccgaccaacctggcagcactccagctgctctgccccagacgtctccgattcagccgctgctggtcagtttcagcagcgtctgaatcagggacacctggggcagagccagactatcggaagggggggctatgaagggtctggggtggcacgctcccccaccccagatccctcatagcccccccttctgatagtccggcatatctgataatctggcaccccctgggtcccaaaggtgccggtttatcggaagtttactgtaatatgaTCCACAGTAACAAAATTGGCCTTTTCCCCTGGGTGCAAAACACCCTCGCTACGTCTCTGGTATGGACCCGCTTACACAGGCGTGCTCTGCATGGTGGGTCGGGGGGGTGACTTCCCCCAACCCCTGTGTTCCTGCTAATGGGATGCGTGGACTTCAGTAAAATTAACATTgtgcggcccagctccaggcctggaaTATGGTCTGGAGCCCCGCAAGCAGCTGGGGTCAAGGCTGCAGGAACTTCTGGGGCCCgatcgcagactccagccccgcaaactggaaggaagaaggtaggtgggagaggggaagggggaaaatagggggaaggactgggagaggaaggggcttgtgctgaggggaggagggcaggtcaggggaaggcaccaagggatgggttggaggagagacaaatgccaatcatagaataatagaatactaggactggaagggactgcgagaggtcatcgagtccagtcccctgccctcatggcaggaccaaatactgtctagaccatccctgatagacatttatctaacctactcttaaatagctccagagatggggattccacaacctcccaagcagaggagaatgaggggttggggggcagcaaacaccaggggagctgatggagcaaggggaagagacatggtagcagagggaaaagggagaggttcataagatatttattaataacgtgggtgccacagtggcacatccaaacaagccaccttaactcagtactggtgcacaacacaaaattcattctgttcatgggaggaaactcttagagggaacacttcccccagcctctctgcccccgagttaatgtcacacacgttgggctaatgcaattgcaggatagttgcatgagggggggttCGGTGGGGGccaactaatccctattggtaggaggatggtgggaaaaggccttaggaggggtcacatgacaccttttacttctggtcatgtgtccatcttgccccgagagtgttacctccagaggcctcgcTAATGGGGGTCAGtagcatggttaacaggggttggggtgtgtgtggctaatgggggtcaaagagtaaattaaaaaacattctttgatgtgaaaaagtgggccgttctcaacccatttcccgggcctattttgattgccagtccgcctCTACCCCAGGGCGGTGCAGCCCCCACAGATGCAGGTGGGGATggtaggagctgcaggggcagttctTGGGGACCAAAAGGGGCCATTTGAAATCTGGCCTCTCAGTCACAAGCTGTTTGCTGGAGCTGGGCCCAACCCCTCCCTGAGCTCTGGTCCTGCCTCTTGTGCCGCCTCCCAGAAGCTGCAGGCCCAAGGCCTGTCTctgagaaggagggggaggggagggatggggaaggcagtggggagggacagggagacgTGGGCTGTGTAACACTGGGCCTCTGGCTCTCTGGTCCCTGGCCCAGGCACACGGGACCATTGTAACCGGGATGTGACTCTGCCTAAGCCAAGCCCGACTCCGGCCCCTGCAGCCATTGAGCAGCAGGTCACAAGTGGCCTCCCGACCCTGCTCTGCCGGCACAGGGTGAATATGGACCATGGAGCCCaccaccctgcctcagtttcccctgggaTAAAGTGGTTTTCTCCTCATTCCGATTGCTGCCTCTGGAGGCCAGCACCCCATCGTGCTGCTCCGTGTAGACACACTAAGCAAACAGCCCTGCAGCGCCAGCGAGAGCCAGGAGTTCACACACAACCCCTCACCTCCCATTAGCATcaaaggtagggttgccaggtgtccagcgtTCTATCAGACAGCCTGATTGTTGTGCCCtctatccagtaaaaaaaattcgaaaaatactggacatgtgcagtgtccggtattttctggttttctggcatccagaagcctggagggggcgggggagtggctgggagggggcgcgaCCTGCGCTGGGAgcgatgccttggggaggaggggaagccctgtgtgtgctcctgagcgctggacAAGTGCAttgtggagccgcagccggactcgcTTCACCGGGACTGtgcatgggacaggcagcacctccggatctgcacatgcccaggttagtcctgctccccactggccgaTATGCCCCCTCTGccaagccctgcttcctgccggccggttctccttCTCCCAACCTCCCGCGGCCAACCccactcctactggccaccccccctccaccctgatctcccccggccagccccgctgtccccgacCCTTCccgtcccctccagctctgcttccttccaggtgcccatcccccaatctcccccggccaaccccgctgcccctgagccccctccgccagctctgcttcccgccggctgccccccccccccgatctttcccagccagccccactgcacccgaagcccccctcccaccaactctgctttccccccctcctcccagccagccctgctcccctcctggatggtcccttcccccctcccccatcaagtgtgtccagtattatttttagactacctggtaaccctaatcaAGGGACTAAAATGCCGAAAGCTGCTTTGATGCCAAAGTCTCTGCAGGACCTGGGCCTAGGCACCGACAAAAGGCCGGAAGTGAACAAGGCCTGAGTGTGTCTGTGACGTGACAACCCGGCTCTGGGCTCCCCGTGCAAACCTgaatctctccctctcctcccacagacACTCTGCCGGATGCACTGGAGGGACCCCTCAGCCTGTATAGACCAGGTGAGCTGCCTCAGGCCTCGTgcccccctcagagccaggcctgctgccaggcGCAGTGCGGTGCCAAAGGACAGGCACCGGGCAGGCTGTTTAGCACCTCTGGCCAGGCCCCAGCCATGGGAACAGAGccacaaactgcccctcccccagctttcacGGGCACAggggcctcctcctgcccccaaacgccTCCTCCTgagccaccccagagccccagcccagagtccaaccccccagcccagagccctttaTCTCCAGGaatccccaagggtatgtctacacgacaaagttaattcgaactaacagacgttagttcgaattaactttgataggcgctacacatacaaaccgctagttcgaacttaattcaaactaggtaaacctcattctatgaagactaacgcctagttcaaattaactagttcgaattaagggctgtgtagccacttaattcgaaccagtgggAGGCTGGCCCTTCCCAGcttaccctgctggccactctgggcaccaccagggaaactattctgcccccctcccagccctggagcccttaaaggggcacgggctggctacggtgcccgtgccaggtgcaagcctgccagcacccagccagcagaccctgcacctggcacggcactagccagccacccgctgccacccagccctctgcctcttcccgggactaggctggcggctcatgggagcctgcccaggtccgcaagaggcgggcgcctgcctggtttAGTGaagacctcatccacaacctccgcactaggcacaggaaagtggccgtctacggcaggatagctgccagcctggccacccaggagcaggtttgcatgaaaatcagggtggttcagtgagacccccaaccctgagccctgaacttagaatggccgtactgggtcagaccaaaggtccatctagcccagtagcctgtctgccgacagcggccaaccctaggtaccctggagggaatggaccaaagacaatgaccaacccatttgtctcgtgccatccatctccagccttccacaaacagaggccagggtcaccatttctaccccctggctaataccactccatgaacccaacctccatcactttatctcacttctctttaaactctgttctagttctagccttcacagcctcctgcaacaaggagttccacaggttgactctttgctttgggaagaagaactttctgttactagtttgaagcctgctacccattctttccCCTTGTtctctggggaagggagtggggaggtCCAAGAGGGGAGTTTCTCTTCCCCCCAGTGACTGACGGGCTGTGCCCAGCATGAACTCTGGGGCAAGCGGGGACGTTGctctttctcctgctcccagcagaggacCCAAGAGTCCATGGGAGGGTccctgctctgcgggggggcGGAAGGGATGGATCaaaccccagagcaccagggcccGGAGCACAGACAGGGGCAGTCCTGggcccatggcaggcagctggggagctgctgagagcagagctctggtcctgttccccttttcctctctccccacgtGAGCTCagcttctctttccctccgcccagcccccactgggacccccctcagctccctgggCCCCTCTTCCTTCTGTCAGCCCCTgagtcagcctcctgccatggctgggacAGAGACACCCCCGTTCCCTCCGCACGGCgcctgggcacccccagggcaggactcgccttgttcagcctcttcccgcccagctggggccagtccctgcccctccctgctggctctgcgggGTCTGGGCGCTGGGCCGGAGGCTGAGCagcctggtggggggcaggtcggagctcggcccagagccccagtgcggcGGGAAAGGAGCCGAGCCCAGATGTGCCGTGTGGGGGAATCACAaaccctgcccagaggcagctgggacccGGGGACATTTCAATGGGGAGGGGCCTAgctgagggcagggcctggattcaGCCAGCCCTGACCAGGCAGTTTCCATCTGAGGTCCCCGGCCCAGAGACGCTTGTCCCCggcccagggagaggggggcagattcccagtgtcagggcccctctgaccccttctctctgccacggcccctccctgccggggagtgagctgccccttgggctgggccgagacctcagggctgctccccactcagagccgggcgcccctggaggaaggagagtccctgagtcactgcccagctggggcagattctgtccctgacgCCATCGAcccccccagggctgagctctgcccctcacgctctgattctcccccagccaacgtgactctggatccagacacggcgcaTCCCCAGCTCGTCCTGTCGGaggatgggaaacgtgtgagaCTGGGAAACACACGGCAGCCACGGCCCGACATCCGGGAGAGATTTGACAgtgtgccctgtgtgctgggccgtGAGGGCTTCACCTCAGGGagacattactgggaggtggaggtgggggatgggcaatACTGGGCTGTGGGGGTAGCCAGAGAGTCTGTGAAGAGGAAGGGAGAGATCATTCCACCCCCCAAGGAAGGGATCTGGTCTCTGGGGGTGGCCAGACAGTCTGTGAGCAGAAAGGGAGGGATCAGCCTGAGCCCCAAGGGCgggatctgggctgtggggtggtggtggggtcaGTTCCGGGCTCTCACTGACCCTGCAACccccctgcccctgagcccccccagcaggatccgggtttgtctggactgtgactgGGGGCTGGTGACATTTATTGATGCTGCTGCCAAAgccccgatcttcactttcccgccgggctccctccctgggcagAGCATCCGACCCTGGatctgggtggggtggggcacaaACACCGAGCTCCGACTGTCTTCCTGACAGCAGCCCCTCtggcctcacacaccccagtctgTGTGACCCTGGAGGACTCCTCTGTACCCAGCCCCTGACTCCTCACCTCTATGACCCCTggaagctccttcccctccctccctgcagctccactTAAGGGAGGTAGAAGAAACCTactgcagccccagggagcagacaggccctgaagggcagagctgggggctggacaGGGACAGAACTctcagccgggctggggacaggcagactTCAGATCAGGTCACACAAATCGACCAACCCAACGGCTCTGCCCCTCACTagtcccctcccgcctcccccacctTGGGGACTCTGGGGGCCATCTGAGCTCAGGAAAGCAGCCGGCCCTGGGTCCtgaagctgctgcctgctgggaacgttgctctcccctgcagagctggagacaAGGAGCGAGCtccaggcgggggctgggccaTTGCAACGCTGAAGGGCGCTGCCTGGAATTGTAGCTGCCCAGAAAATCCCTGGCACGACGCTGCGAGCCCCCAGCCTGAGTGACGGGGGATGGGAGTGTCTGGGACAAGCcagcaggcccagcagggagctgcctgagctAGTCTATGGGGGGCGCTCACCAGggaacatcagagcagccagactggatcagaccaaagacccgtccagccccgtgtcctgtcggcccacagtggccagtgccaggtgccccagagggagggaacagaacagggaacgtCCAGTGACCCCtcctctgtcgcccattcccagcccctggcaaacagagtctaggttcaccatcctggctaataagtactgaaggatctaacccccatgaatttatccagctctttgttgaaccctgttaggatacgtctccacagcaggacttatctcaaaataagctacacaaaatgagctacatcagtttcatatcttatttcaaaattgggagcgtctccacagcacctattttgaaacagagctctcttcctccaccttcccttattcctcgtacaatgagggttacagcagtcagagtaagaagtcctccagcgtaacagtattttgacactttcaaaatacctgcagtgtagacgtggaaTAAAGTGGCCGTGTAGACACAGGGTGACTGTGCGCTGTGtcaagaaaagcttcctttgtttgtcttaacctgctacctattaatttaatttggtgactcctTGTTCTTCGgttatgggaataaataaataacttttccttattcactttttctgcactaggcatgattttacagacctctctcctacccctcctttgtctcctcttttctattctgaaaactcccagtctttttcatctctcttcttatgggaccaGTTTCAAatcccaaatcatttttgttgcccttttctgagctggGACCTTTGCTCACCCCCCTGTATTCATTCTGGGGTAGATCTGTCCCTGCCATCACACCAATCCCTTTGcatctgatgagaaacagtcacattccacatacccattgtcctggcaccagggccggccttaggccgattcggttGATTTCGGCCTGTGCATCTAAGGGGGCCctgcgcccctgaacccggaagtgccggcaagtaactattcagagccgggggccctgctccaccaatatgtggagctgggtctctcccctggctctgcctggagtgggcccggccccccctgccggcccccctgcgcattctcccaccctgcccccagagcatccccctcaGCCCCAGACCGTCCCTAACGTGCGCGGCTCCCCCtcgccgcctgctgctgccatgcgcagTGTTGCAGGTGGGCGGGGCCCTGGCGTGATGTGACGTCACGTCCCGGGAGTTTAAAACTCCTCGGAGGAATGTTGCGTGGCTGCCTCTGGGTTCGGACTCCGGGGCCTGAGTGCTAGGGTTGCTAGGTAGG encodes the following:
- the LOC142823178 gene encoding butyrophilin subfamily 1 member A1-like, encoding LLSATAPPCRGVSCPLGWAETSGLLPTQSRAPLEEGESLSHCPAGADSVPDAIDPPRAELCPSRSDSPPANVTLDPDTAHPQLVLSEDGKRVRLGNTRQPRPDIRERFDSVPCVLGREGFTSGRHYWEVEVGDGQYWAVGVARESVKRKGEIIPPPKEGIWSLGVARQSVSRKGGISLSPKGGIWAVGWWWGQFRALTDPATPLPLSPPSRIRVCLDCDWGLVTFIDAAAKAPIFTFPPGSLPGQSIRPWIWVGWGTNTELRLSS